Sequence from the Cellulomonas fimi ATCC 484 genome:
CGCCCTAGCCGACGGCGCAGGAGAGATCATGCTCGCCGCCACCTACGCCATCCGGGCCGGCATGAGCGTCGACGACGTCGCCGACACCTGGGCGCCCTACCTGACGATGGCCGAGAGCCTGCGCATCGCCGCCGGACTGTTCCGCAACGAGATGCCGACCTCCTGCTGCGCTTGACCCGCCAACCATCGACGCCGTCGTCGCCGATGAGCCACCCTGGGCCATGACATCCCCAGCAAACCAACCTCCCGCCGCTAGCAGGACCTGCGGCTGTTGCGGCCGGGTGCGGCCACACGCCGCCGAGCTCGGCAGCACACCCGGGGTGTACATCTGCGCCGGCTGCGCGCTCTGGGCCGCACGCCGCTCACTCGCGAGCCGTTTCACGGGCCGCTCGAGCGGCTGAGATCGCGAGCCAGGCGCGCAGGTCTACGGGAGCACGCTCGACCCCCGGCCCGCGTTCCACTCCCGCTCGCTGGCGAGCGATGTCTGCTGGTCAAACGCTGTTCGTGGGATCACCGGCGCGCTGGATGGCGCGGTAGACGGTCGCGCGCGACACACCGAACAGCTCGGCAATCTCGGCCGAGGTGTGGCGGCCGCCGCGGTGCAGGTCGACCAAGTGGCGCTCCTGAGCGCCGGAGAGCTTCGGGGCACGCCCACGCAGCCGCCCCTTGGTGCGGGCAACAGCCATACCCTCCCGGGTGCGGCTGCGGATTAGGTCCCCTTCGAACTCGGCGACCATCGCCAGCACGTTGAGCAGCAACCGCCCGACGGGGTCGGCCGGGTCATGGACGCTGGCGCCGATCTGCAGGCGGACACCGGCGCCGGTCAACTCATCGACGATGTCGCGCGCGTCTCGGATGGAGCGGGCGAGACGGTCCAGCTTGGTCACGACGAGGGTGTCCCCGGCGCGGGTCGCAGCGATCGCTTCGCGGAGTCCGGGCCGAGCCCGGTTGGTACCGGTCATGCCCTGGTCGACGTAGACCCGGCTCGGCTCGACGCCCAGCGCTCGGAGCGCGAGCTGCTGGGCGGTCAGGTCCTGCCCTGCGGTCGAGCAGCGGGCGTAGCCGACGAGGATGGCGGTCATGCGTGCAGTGTCGCAGTTGAGCGACCTCAACCGGGCACATTCGCGGGCGGGTCTAATGAGACGCTGCCACGTGCTCAGCGGATGAAGGTGGGTGGATCGCGGAGTGCGTCTCGCTGGTCGATCCCTCACTGAGACGGTCAGCGAGGTAGCGATCCCTGATGAGGCGCTGGTAGCGGTCGGTCGCGCTGTCCCAGCCCAGGACGCGACGCGGCCGGTCGTTGATGCGCATCGCGATGGCGTCGAGGTCGTGCTGGGTCAGGGACCGCAGGTCCGCGCTCTTGCCCAGGTACTGCCGCAGCAGCCGGTTGGTGTTCTCGTTGGTGCCGCGCTGCCACGGGCTGCGCGGGTCGCAGAAGTACACAGCCGCCCCAGAGGCGGCCGTCAGCTCCTGGTGCTCGGCCATCTCTCGGCCGCGGTCCCAGGTCAGCGACAGCCGCATCCAGGCCGGGATCTGCGCGAGCTCGGAGGTGAGCTGCTCTCGGACGTGCTCTGACCGGTACCCCTCGGGTAGTCGCACCAGTCGCAGGTAGCGGGTCTGGCGCTCGACCAGGGTCGCGACCGCGCTCGGCCGGCGGCCCATCACCAGGTCTCCTTCCCAGTGCCCGGCCACGGCTCGCGTGGCGACGTCGTCGGGGCGGGCATGGATCGACGTCATGTTCCGCAGGCGCCCGCGCCCGTCGGGGCGGCGCGCCGACCGCGGCTGGCGCATCGGCCGGCCCGTGCGTAGATGCCTGTGCGGCCGGTCGCCGAGCTCCCGGCGAGCCGCGGTGTAGAGCGTCCGGTAGATCGTCTCGTGGCTGACCCGCTGTGCCGGGTCCGGGCGTGAGCGGGCCAACCAGGCCGCGATCTGCTGCGGGGACCAGTCGAGCTCAAGCCGAGCTCGAACCGCCTGCGCGAGCTCAGGGTCCAGCGCGAGCTTCGTCGTCTGCGGTCGCCGACCCCGCACGAGCGCGGCGGTCTCCGCATCGACAGCGCGGTAGGCGGCTCGCCCGCCGTTCCGAGTGACCTCGCGGGAGATGGTCGAGGCGGATCGGCCGAGATCCGCCGCGATCTCGCGACACGACCGGCCCGCCGCGAGCCCACGCGAGATCGCTTCACGGTCCTGCGCGCTCAACCGCAGCGGAGCCCGCCGGCGGGGCGCTGGACGGATGCCGCCGTGAGCCACCAGCACTCGACGGACTGTCTCTCGGGGTGCGCCGGTCGCCCGCACGATCGAACGCAGCGACTCCCCGGCGCGCCATCCCGCCCACACCCGATCCTCGACCGACTCCACCAGCGCCACCGCTCAACCTCCCGCACGAATCCTTCCGTGTGGTGCGTTGACGGGTTGAGACCGCCACCGTTTGCGGTTGCGCAGCCGACTCGGCCGGCGGCTGCCCCAGTTCGAAGCTGCTACGGCCGTGGCGTCGGCACCGATCGCGTGTCCGGCTCGTCCCGTACCGAAGCGTCGTCGGCGTCGCGCGCCTCCGGCCAGACGACGTTGCTGATGTTGCCCTGCTCGTCGAGGCGCACTGTCGGCGGCGAAGATAGCCGACGTTCTCGGGCTGCCAAGACGACTGCCGCCCGGCGACTCCACTCCTCGTGAGCTGTGAGGCGGCCGTAACTCCACCGTGTCCAGTCCTGCCGCACGGCCGGGTCCCCGCTCAGGCGCTCCGTGCGCGGCGGCGATGCATCTGCGATGGCCTCGCGACGTGCCTCAGCTGCCAGGAGAGCGTGCACAAACTCCTCGAGCTGCTCCGAAGGAATCGCTTCGTCCTCGGCCAGCGCCGCCTGTCGCATCTCGACCCACGCTCGAAGGTCGTTGAAGCGGATCTGCATGCGACGGTAGTCCTTTGCCGCGCGGCGGTGGGCTTCGGTGTTGCGAGCCGGGTCGAGAGCAACGTTGGCGGCCGCCGACACCGCAGTCACGACCGCCAGCGCCTGGGTCCAGCCATCGGACCAGGTGACCGTGCTCAGGGCCGACAGGCCTGCGGCGACTGCCGTAGCGAGTCGCAGAGTCGTGCCACCTGCGGACCACCACCAAGTCCGCGAGGAGTTCCACGTCGCCTCTACGTAGCAGTCCCACGCCCCAGTCGCGGCTCGACTCCTGACCTCCTCAGCACTGGTGGGAACGATCGGCTGATCGCGCTCAGGTGGAGCACTGGAAGAGTGCGGCGGCATCGTCGGCATGCCTGGCGACGCAGCGGCCTGACCGGAGCCGAGCAGGGTACTCATGCGAACCACCTCCCCGTGTGCAGAGCGCCGGGCCGGCCGTGCAACGCCTGCGCATCCCAACAGGGATGAGTAGCGCCTGCCTCGTTGTGATACCTCTCCCAGCGATGCCACGGAGCCACCTCGCGACGGGGAGGGCGGCACCGATGCGCGCACGGCGCCTGAACAGATCTCCGTCGATGGGGCGTCGATCGCGAGAAAGCTCGACGAGCTGCGAGCGGTCCCGGGAGGCCCACCTGAGCCTCGACCGCAGAGCGCCCGCCCGTCGTCAGACCGACGATCGGACACGCCTTCGACTCACGACGGGCGCGTCACTCGACCGGGTGCTTTGCGCGATGCGGCGCACGACGCTCCCGCGGGTGCGCGCCGTGATGAGCATCTGACCGACTGTGCTCGGGGTGCCGCCGGCCCGCTGCTCGAACGACGTCAAGGATGCGCATCGGCTCCCGGCCGGCGCATTCGCGATCGCCTGATCCGGGCAGGCTCGACGTGGAGGCATGCGACGGTGACGATCGTGGGCACGCCTGACCGTGAGGAGGCACCCTCGCGGCGGGTCCGCGGTCAGTTCGCCTCGCAGCGGCCCTCGCGCCAGTAGCCCATGAACGCGACGGCCTTGCGGTCCACGCCGCACTCGGCGACGAGGTGGCGGCGCAGCGTCTTGATGACGGCGGCCTCGCCCGCGAGCCAGGCGTACAGGTGAGCCTCCTCGGCGAGGGGGGCGCCGGTCGCCCAGTCGACGGGCACCTCCCACAGGATGCCCTCGTCGACGTCGACGTCCTCGAGGACCACGTCGGGGGCGGGAGCCTGGCCGGGCAGCATGCGGGCGGCGGCGGCCTGGACGGCCGGGACGAGGAGCGAGCCGTGCGGGTTCTCCCCGCGGCCGTACCAGCGGACGGTGACGCCCGCGGGGGCGGTCAGGTCGAGGCGGTCCTCCGGGTGAGGCATCTCGATGATGGCCTCGCCACGCGCGTCGGCGGGCAGGCGCTCGAGGATGCCGGCGATGGCGGGCAGCGCGGTCTCGTCGCCGGCGATGAGGAGGCGGTCGGTGCGGGCCGGGGGCACGAAGTCGACGCCGCCGTGCGGGCCGACGGCGTCGGCGTTGGGGCCGAGGATGACGAGCTCGTCGCCGGGGGCGGCGCTGCCGGCCCAGCGGGAAGCGGGTCCGAGGTCGCCGTGCAGGACGACGTCGACGTCGAGCTCGCGGCGGTGCTGGCGGACGGCACGCGCGGTGTAGGTGCGGACGGTGTGGCGACGCTCGTCGGGCAGGGCGCGCCAGCGGCCGTACCAGTCGGCGGAGCCGTCGAGGGAGAGCAGCTCGTCGTAGCCGGCGTCACGCAGCGGCAGGAAGAACTTGATGCGCTGGTCGAACCCGTTGTCCGCGAAGCGGTCCAGGTCGTCGCCGGTGAAGGTCAGGCGCAGGACGCTCGGGCACAGGCGCTGCACGTCCGCGACCTGCACGGCGAACATGCGGAACGGCAGGGCCTCGGTGGCGGTCGCGAGCGCGTCCGTCGTCGTGGTCGTCGTCACGTGCGTCAGCCTACGGGAAGGTGAGGCTTGCCTAAACCCCTGTCCACGTCACACTCACGCGGAGCGGCGCGTGCGCCACAGGAGCCAGACGAAGTACGGCGCGCCGATGAGCGCCGTGACGAGGCCCGCGGGGATCTGCGCGGGCGCGATGACGGTCCGCCCGACGGTGTCCGCGAGGCTCAGGACGACGGCTCCGAGCAGCGCGGCGACGGGCACGACGCGGGCGTGCGACGAGCCGACGAGCGCGCGGGCGAGGTGCGGCGCGACGAGGCCGACGAAGCCGACGACGCCGACGGCCGACACGGCCGACGCGGTGAGCAGGGCGGTGACGACGAGCAGCCCGAACCGCGTGCGCTCCAGCGCGACGCCCAGCACGCGCGGCACGTCGTCGTCGAGCGCGAGCACGTCGAGGTCGCGACGCCACCGCAGCAGCAGCGGCACGAGGACGACGAGCGCGATGCCGACCGGCCAGACCTGCGCGGCCGTGCGCCCGTACGTCGAGCCGGACAGGAACGTGAGCGCCATGGTCGTGTTCCACGGGCTGGTGAGCACGACGAGCAGCGTGATGACGGACGTCGCCGCCGCGGACACCCCGATGCCGACGAGCACCAGCCGGTCGGAGCTGAGCCCGCGCCGCGACGAGAGGCCGTAGACGAGCGAGAACGTGAGCACCGCGCCGAGCACGGCACCGACGGACACCGTCCACACCGACGCGCCCGGCACGAGCGCCGTCGCGACGACTGCACCCACCCCGGCCCCGCCGGTGATGCCGAGGAGCCCCGGCTCGGCGAGCGGGTTGCGCGCCACGGCCTGCACCGACGTGCCGGCGAGCCCGAGCGCCGCCCCCGCGAGCAGGGCCGCGAGGACGCGCGGCACCCGCTGGTCCAGCACGAACGTGACCTGCCGGCCGCTCACCCCGGAGAGCCAGTTGAGCACGTCGCCCGTGAGCAGCAGGCGGTCGCCCAGCAGCAGGCCGGCGACGAGCAGCGCGACGACGAGCGCCGTCAGCACGCCGAGCACGGTCGCGACGCGGGCGTGCGACGCGGTGCGGGCACCGACGGACGCGGTCACGCGCACCGGCCCCGAGGCGCGCAGGCGGCGCGCGAGCCACACCATGAGCGCGGCCCCGAGCAGCGTCGTCACGACCCCGGTCGGCACCATGACGCCCGTGCGCGCGGGCACGGCGAGGCGGATCAGCACGTCCGCGGCCAGCACGACGGCACAGCCGGCGAGCGCCGCGAACGGCAGCAGCAGCCGGTGCCGGTGCAGGCCCGGCACGCGGGACGCGACGAGGCGCGCGATCACCGGCGCGGACAGGCCGACGAAGCCGACGGGCCCGGCGACGCTCACCGCGAGCGCGGCGAGCAGCACCGCGAGCAGCACGGCGACGAGCCGCGTGCGGCGCACGTCGAGCCCGAGCACGGACGCGGTGTCGTCGCCGAGCGCGAGCAGGTCCAGACGGCGGGCCCAGACGACCGCGACGACGATCGCGACGAGGACGACGGGTGCAGCCTGGGCCACCTTCTGCGACCCGGACTGCACGATCGTGCCCTCGCCCCACGCGAACATCCCCTGCGTCTCCTCCTCGAAGAGGATCATCAGCAGGTACGTCACGGAGGACAGCGCGAGCATCGTCGCGGACCCGGCGAGGACGAGGCGCGACGGCCCGCTCGCGCCGCCGCGGGAGATCGCGAGCACGAACGACGCGGCCGCGAGCCCGCCGAGGAACGTCAGCGCGCCGTTCAGCGCGAACGGCAGCGACAGGCCGAGGACGCTCGCGACGACGACGGTCACGTAGGCGCCCGCGTTGACCGCGAGCGTGTCGGGGGAGGCCAGCGGGTTGCGCGCCACGGACTGCAGCACGCCCCCGGACACCCCGAGCGCGGCCCCGACGAGCAGGCCGGCGAGCACCCGCGGGGCACGCGACGCGACGAGCACCGCGAGGGCCTCGTCGTCGCCGGAGCCCGTCAGCAGGCGCAGCAGGTCGGCCACCCCCACGTCGGAGGTGCCCAGCGTGAGGTCGACCAGCGCCAGCACGGCGACCAGCACCGCACCGGCGACGAACACGCCCACCAGGAGCGCGCGCTGCGCGACCGAGCGGGGGGCGGCCGTGACCGTCCCCCCGCCCGGCCGGGCGGGTGCGCCGGGGGCGTCGACCTGCTCGTCGAGACCGAGGCTCACTTCGTCAGCGCGTCCACCGTCGCGTCGATCCAGGCCTCACCCGCGGCCGGACCGCCGAACATCCAGATGCCGTCGGGCAGGCGGTGCACGTCGCCCGCCGTCACGAAGGGGAGCTGCTGCCAGATCGCGTTGCCGGACAGGCCCTCGGTGAAGGCGTCGCCGCCCTCGGTGTCGTTCGCGACGTAGAGGAAGTGCACGTCCTCGCCGAGGTTCGTCAGACCCTCGACGTCGGTCGTCGCCAGGCCGTAGTCGGGGTCGCCCTCGCCCGTCCAGGCGTTCTCCAGGCCGAGCAGGGCCGCGACGCCCCCGAGGTACGAGCCCTCGGTGTACATGCGGACCGAGACGGCACCGTCGGACAGCCAGCCGTCCGCCATGGTGAAGCGCGCACCGGCGAGCCCGGCCTCGTCGAGCTCGGCCTTGGCGTCCTCGACCGCCGCGTCGAAGTCGGCGAGCGCCTTCTCGCTCGCGTCCGACGTGCCGGTCGCCTCGCCGAGCACCTCGACCGTGCGGCGCATGTGCCCGATCGGGTCGCTCGCGTCGGAGCCGCGCAGCGCGATCACCGGGACCTGCTCCTCGATCTGCGCGATGACCTCCTCCGGGAGGTCCGTGGTGGTCACGACGAGGTCGGCGTCGAGCGCGGCGATCGCGTCGAGGCTCGGCTCGCCGCGCATGCCGACGTCGGCGACCGACGCGTCGAGCGGCACGACCGTGTCCCACGTGTTGTAGCCCGCGACGTCGGCCTGGCCGACGGGGGTGACGCCGAGCGTCAGGAGGTTCTCGGTCAGGCCCCACTCGAGCGAGACGACGTCGGTCGCGGGGGCGTCGAGCGTGACCTCCTCGCCGCGGTCGTCGGTGATCGTGACCGGGCCGCCCGCGACGTCGGCGGAGGTGCTGGGCTCGGCGGCGCCGGCCTCCTCGGTCGTGCCGCAGGCGGCGAGCAGGAGGGCGGCGGTGCCCGCCAGGGCGGCGGCGGGCAGGGCGCGCAGGTTTCGCATGGGGTTCCTCGTCGGTGGTGGTGGCTGCTCCGCGGGGGGCGGAGCGGGTGTGCGGGCGGTGCGGGTTCGGGGACGCTCGGCTCGGTGCGCGCCTCAGACGGCGGCGAGCGTGCGGGTGCGCCGGGTGTGCCGGCCGACGGGGCGCGTGTGCACGCGGCCGTGCTCGTCGACGGTCACGTCGATGCGGATGCCGTAGGTCTCGGTGAGCGCGTCGGCGGTGAGCACCTCGTGCGGCAGGCCCGCGCCGACGACCTCGCCGCGGCGCAGCAGCACCACGTGGTCGGCGACGGCGGCGGCCTGGTCGAGGTCGTGCAGGACGACGCCGACGGCGACGCCGTGGTCGTCGGCGAGGTCGCGCACGAGGTCGAGGATCTCGACCTGGTAGCGCAGGTCGAGGTACGTCGTGGGCTCGTCGAGCAGCAGGACGCGCGTGTCCTGCGCGAGGCAGGTCGCGAGCCAGACACGCTGGAGCTCGCCGCCGGACAGCTCGTCGACGGGCCGCTCGGCCATGGCGGTGGTGCCGGTGACGTCCATCGCCCACGCGATCGCGCGCGGGCCGTCGGGGTCGGACTGCCGCCAGCGACCGCGGTGCGGGTGGCGGCCGTAGCCGACGACGTCGCGCACGCAGACGCCCGACGGCGTGGGCCGCGACTGGGACAGCAGCGTGACGCGGCGGGCGAACTCGGACGCCGAGAGCGTGCGGGTGTCGGGCACGTCGGGCAGCGCGACGGTGCCGGCCTCGGGCTTGTGCAGCCGGGCGAGCGCGCGCAGGACGGTGGACTTGCCGGAGCCGTTGGGTCCGATCAGCGCGGTGACCTCGCCGGGCAGCAGGCGCAGGCCGGCACGCTCGACCACGACGGTGCCGTGGTAGGCCAGGCGCAGGTCCTCGCCGCGGAGCGCGGGGGCGTCGGACGGTGTCGTCGAGGGCACGAAGCGAAGGTTAGCCTCGACTAAGTAAGGTTTGCCAAACCTGGCTCACCTGGTGGGCGGACGAGCGTCACGCCACCGACGTGCCGAACGCGAGCCCGAGCCCGTACGTCACCGCTGCCGCGCCGAACCCGATCCCGAGCTGCCGCAGCGCCCGCAACCCCGGCGACGCCCCCGACAGCACCCCGACCGTCGCACCCGTGCCCAGCAGCGCGAGCCCGACCAGGGCCGCCGCCCACGCGACCGCCACGAGCCCCTCGCCGCCCAGCAGGTACGGCAGCACCGGGATCGCGGCGCCCGACGAGAAGAAGCAGAAGCTCGCCAGCGCCGCACCCCAGGCCGTGCCGACGGCCTCGTGCTCGTCGACCTCGACGACCGCGTCCTCGTCACCCTCGCCCGCAGCGACCGCGAGCGCCTGCCGCGCCGCCGCCGACGTCCCCGAGCCGGCCGCCCGCGCACCCCCGGGCCCGAACGACTCCAGCACCCGGGTGGCGCGCGCCTGCGCCTCGTCGGCCTCCAGGCCACGCGCGCGGTAGACGAGGGCCAGCTCGTTCGCGTCGACGTCGAGGTGCGGCAGCGCCGCGGCCGCGTCCGGACCCGGCCGGGACGCCTCCAGCAGCTCGCGCTGCGAGCGCACCGACACGTACTCCCCCGCACCCATCGACAGCGCCCCCGCGAGCAGACCCGCGAGCCCGGTCAGCAGCACCGTGGCCTGCGACGCGCCGCTCGCCCCGATGCCCAGCACGAGCGCGAGGTTGCTCACCAGGCCGTCGTTCGCGCCGAACACCGCAGCGCGGAACGTGCCCGACATCCGGTTGCGACCGCGCGTCGCCAGACCCCGCACGACCTCCTCGTGGATGCGCTCGTCCGCCGCCATCCGGGCCGTCGCGTCGACGTCGTCCGCGTAGTCCGACCGGGACTCCGCACGCTGCGCGAGCGCCAGGACGAAGACCGACCCGAACCGCCGCGCGAGCCAGCCGAGCACCCGCGTGCGCAGGTCCCCCGGCAGCGGACGGCCCACCTGGTCGCCCAGCAGGTCGAGCCAGTGCTGCTCGTGCCGGCGCTCCGCCTCCGCGAGCGCCAGCAGGATCGCGCGCTCCTCACCCGTCCGGCGCGCCGCCAGGTCCCGGTACACCGCGGCCTCGGCCCGCTCGTCCGCGAGGTAGCGGCGCCACCTGCGGACCTGCCGCGTCGACGGCGCCCTGGGCGCGTTAGCGGCCGGTCCTGCGGGATGATGCGGCACGGCGACCATGCTCACACGCGCACCGGCCGCCCGTGCGTCCGGGGGTCGAGTTCGAGTTGCCGAATCACCGGATGTGCACGACCGTGGCGGAGTTCCCACTGCTCGCCGCCCCCGACCAGTGCTCAGCAGGAGGCCCCGCCCATGCGTGCCGAGACGTCCCTCGCCCCCGCGTTGTCCGCGGTCGCGCCGGCGCGCCGCTGGGCGCGTGAGCGGCTCGTCGAGGCCGGCGTCGAGCCCGCCCGGCTCGAGGTCCTCGTGCTGCTGGTCAGCGAGCTCGTCACCAACGCGGTCGCCCACGCCGACCCGCCCGTCGTGCTGCGCGTCGACGTCGACGACGAGCGCACGCGCGTCGAGGTCACCGACGGGGCGCGCGACGAGCCCGTGCTGCGCGACCCCCCGCCCACCGCGCTCGGCGGCCGCGGGGTCATGTTCGTCGACCGGCTCTCGACCCGCTGGGGCACCTGCGCCGACGAGGACGGCGTCGCCGTCAAGGCCGTCTGGTTCGAGCTGCGGCACGACCACGTCCCGGCCGACCTCGCCCGCTTCACGCCGCAGGGCTGACCGCCGCACCGCCCGGCCAGGGTCCGCATCCGTCAGGCGCGGGTCTGCACCGGGTACCAGCGGGCCCCGAAGCGGCGCGTGACCGAGCGGCCGTCGATCTCCGCGCGCTCGTCCAGGTGGTGCAGCACCGCCCAGCCCGCACGCCGGGCCGTCGCGTCGTCGTCCGCCTGGAACCGCACCGTCACGCGGGCACGGCCACGCACCACGTCGACGTCCGACGACTCGACGGTCACCGTCTCGCGCGCGAACGCCACCGCCGACGGCAGCAGGTCCGGCGCCGCCGTGCCCGGGCGCAGCGCACCCACGAACGCGCGCACACGGTAGGACGGCACGTCAGCGCACCCCGTCCACGACCACCGCCACACCGTAGCCGCCGGCCGCGCACGACCCGCCACGGCCGCGGCTCGGCCGCACCACGGCCGGGCACCGGCAGCGACGACCACGGCGCAGGGGCGAGGATGGGCGCATGCCGGAGTCCACCACCGCCCGCGTCGCCGTCTACATCGACTTCGACAACATCGTCATCTCGCGCTACGACCAGACCTTCCGCCGCGGGGAGTGGCAGCGCGACAGCGCGCGGCAGCACCGCATGGACGCCGCGTCCGACGACCTCGTCGACCGGCGTCTCGCGGAGGCACGCGTCGACGTCGGGGCGATCCTCGACTACGCGTCGTCGTTCGGGTCCGTCGTCGTCAGCCGCGCCTACGCCGACTGGTCCGTGCCCGCCAACGCGGGCTACCAGCGCCAGCTCGTCGACCGCGCGGTCGACCTCACGCAGCTGTTCCCCGTCACCGCGGGCGTCAAGAACGGTGCCGACATCCGGCTGTCCGTCGACGTCGTCGAGGACCTGTTCCGCCTCCCCGACGTGACGCACGTCGTCGTCGTGGCGGGCGACTCCGACTACATCGCGCTCGCGCAGCGCGCCAAGCGGCTCGGGCGGTACGTCGTCGGGATCGGTGTCGCAGGCGCCACCTCGCGCGCGCTCATGGCCGCGTGCGACGAGTTCGCCGACTACGACGACCTGCTCGACACGGCCGCCGGCGGCGAGGACGAGCCGGACGACGAGCCCGAACCTGCCCCGGCGCGTCCGGCGCGGTCCGTCGTGCGCGGGGACGTCGACGAGCCGGCACCGGACCCGGCCGCCGCACCGCGGTCGGGCCGCTCCCGGCGCGCCCAGGCACCCGCGGGCTCGCCGGTGAGCGGGACCGACGCGGACGGCACCGCGGCGTCCGCGGCCTCGGGTGCCCTGACCGGGGCCACGGCGGACGCAGCCCGGGTCGGGGAGAGCGGCGGGGCGGCCGACGTCGACGCCGCGGGCGACGGCGACCGCGGCCCCGCGCGCAGCGGCAAGGCCGCGCACCGGGCCGCGACGCAGCTCCTCATGCGCGCGATGCGGCTCGTGCGCACCAAGAAGCCCGACGACGAGTGGGTGTCGTTCGGCGAGCTGAAGAACCAGATGACGCGCATGGACCCGGCGTTCAGCGAGCGCTCGCTCGGCTACAAGACGTTCGGGGACTTCGTCGCGGACCGCCCGAGCATCGTCGAGAACGACAAGGGCAACGGCAACCAGCCGCGCGTCCGCCTCCGCCCCGGCTACTGACGTCGCGTCGGGCGGCCGTCAGTCGTCGGACCAGGGCGGGGTGTCGTCGAGCTTGGCGTAGTACTTGGCCAGGTGGCTCTTCACGCGGTCGCGGTCCTTGTCCGGCAGGTCGACGCCGCCGCGGGAGCCCTGCATGACGGCGGCCGCGGCGAACACGGCGCGCGGCACGGCCCGCAGCCGACCGTCGACCACGTCGGCGATGAGCAGCTTGTACGACGTGAAGTTCTCCTTGGCGTCGGCGTCGTACCAGACGTGCGCGTCGCGGTACTTCTCGTTGGGCTCGTCCTGCG
This genomic interval carries:
- a CDS encoding recombinase family protein, encoding MTAILVGYARCSTAGQDLTAQQLALRALGVEPSRVYVDQGMTGTNRARPGLREAIAATRAGDTLVVTKLDRLARSIRDARDIVDELTGAGVRLQIGASVHDPADPVGRLLLNVLAMVAEFEGDLIRSRTREGMAVARTKGRLRGRAPKLSGAQERHLVDLHRGGRHTSAEIAELFGVSRATVYRAIQRAGDPTNSV
- a CDS encoding IS30 family transposase, translated to MALVESVEDRVWAGWRAGESLRSIVRATGAPRETVRRVLVAHGGIRPAPRRRAPLRLSAQDREAISRGLAAGRSCREIAADLGRSASTISREVTRNGGRAAYRAVDAETAALVRGRRPQTTKLALDPELAQAVRARLELDWSPQQIAAWLARSRPDPAQRVSHETIYRTLYTAARRELGDRPHRHLRTGRPMRQPRSARRPDGRGRLRNMTSIHARPDDVATRAVAGHWEGDLVMGRRPSAVATLVERQTRYLRLVRLPEGYRSEHVREQLTSELAQIPAWMRLSLTWDRGREMAEHQELTAASGAAVYFCDPRSPWQRGTNENTNRLLRQYLGKSADLRSLTQHDLDAIAMRINDRPRRVLGWDSATDRYQRLIRDRYLADRLSEGSTSETHSAIHPPSSAEHVAASH
- a CDS encoding siderophore-interacting protein, translating into MTTTTTTDALATATEALPFRMFAVQVADVQRLCPSVLRLTFTGDDLDRFADNGFDQRIKFFLPLRDAGYDELLSLDGSADWYGRWRALPDERRHTVRTYTARAVRQHRRELDVDVVLHGDLGPASRWAGSAAPGDELVILGPNADAVGPHGGVDFVPPARTDRLLIAGDETALPAIAGILERLPADARGEAIIEMPHPEDRLDLTAPAGVTVRWYGRGENPHGSLLVPAVQAAAARMLPGQAPAPDVVLEDVDVDEGILWEVPVDWATGAPLAEEAHLYAWLAGEAAVIKTLRRHLVAECGVDRKAVAFMGYWREGRCEAN
- a CDS encoding iron ABC transporter permease, with product MSLGLDEQVDAPGAPARPGGGTVTAAPRSVAQRALLVGVFVAGAVLVAVLALVDLTLGTSDVGVADLLRLLTGSGDDEALAVLVASRAPRVLAGLLVGAALGVSGGVLQSVARNPLASPDTLAVNAGAYVTVVVASVLGLSLPFALNGALTFLGGLAAASFVLAISRGGASGPSRLVLAGSATMLALSSVTYLLMILFEEETQGMFAWGEGTIVQSGSQKVAQAAPVVLVAIVVAVVWARRLDLLALGDDTASVLGLDVRRTRLVAVLLAVLLAALAVSVAGPVGFVGLSAPVIARLVASRVPGLHRHRLLLPFAALAGCAVVLAADVLIRLAVPARTGVMVPTGVVTTLLGAALMVWLARRLRASGPVRVTASVGARTASHARVATVLGVLTALVVALLVAGLLLGDRLLLTGDVLNWLSGVSGRQVTFVLDQRVPRVLAALLAGAALGLAGTSVQAVARNPLAEPGLLGITGGAGVGAVVATALVPGASVWTVSVGAVLGAVLTFSLVYGLSSRRGLSSDRLVLVGIGVSAAATSVITLLVVLTSPWNTTMALTFLSGSTYGRTAAQVWPVGIALVVLVPLLLRWRRDLDVLALDDDVPRVLGVALERTRFGLLVVTALLTASAVSAVGVVGFVGLVAPHLARALVGSSHARVVPVAALLGAVVLSLADTVGRTVIAPAQIPAGLVTALIGAPYFVWLLWRTRRSA
- a CDS encoding iron-siderophore ABC transporter substrate-binding protein — translated: MRNLRALPAAALAGTAALLLAACGTTEEAGAAEPSTSADVAGGPVTITDDRGEEVTLDAPATDVVSLEWGLTENLLTLGVTPVGQADVAGYNTWDTVVPLDASVADVGMRGEPSLDAIAALDADLVVTTTDLPEEVIAQIEEQVPVIALRGSDASDPIGHMRRTVEVLGEATGTSDASEKALADFDAAVEDAKAELDEAGLAGARFTMADGWLSDGAVSVRMYTEGSYLGGVAALLGLENAWTGEGDPDYGLATTDVEGLTNLGEDVHFLYVANDTEGGDAFTEGLSGNAIWQQLPFVTAGDVHRLPDGIWMFGGPAAGEAWIDATVDALTK
- a CDS encoding ABC transporter ATP-binding protein → MPSTTPSDAPALRGEDLRLAYHGTVVVERAGLRLLPGEVTALIGPNGSGKSTVLRALARLHKPEAGTVALPDVPDTRTLSASEFARRVTLLSQSRPTPSGVCVRDVVGYGRHPHRGRWRQSDPDGPRAIAWAMDVTGTTAMAERPVDELSGGELQRVWLATCLAQDTRVLLLDEPTTYLDLRYQVEILDLVRDLADDHGVAVGVVLHDLDQAAAVADHVVLLRRGEVVGAGLPHEVLTADALTETYGIRIDVTVDEHGRVHTRPVGRHTRRTRTLAAV
- a CDS encoding VIT1/CCC1 transporter family protein — protein: MVAVPHHPAGPAANAPRAPSTRQVRRWRRYLADERAEAAVYRDLAARRTGEERAILLALAEAERRHEQHWLDLLGDQVGRPLPGDLRTRVLGWLARRFGSVFVLALAQRAESRSDYADDVDATARMAADERIHEEVVRGLATRGRNRMSGTFRAAVFGANDGLVSNLALVLGIGASGASQATVLLTGLAGLLAGALSMGAGEYVSVRSQRELLEASRPGPDAAAALPHLDVDANELALVYRARGLEADEAQARATRVLESFGPGGARAAGSGTSAAARQALAVAAGEGDEDAVVEVDEHEAVGTAWGAALASFCFFSSGAAIPVLPYLLGGEGLVAVAWAAALVGLALLGTGATVGVLSGASPGLRALRQLGIGFGAAAVTYGLGLAFGTSVA
- a CDS encoding ATP-binding protein, with protein sequence MRAETSLAPALSAVAPARRWARERLVEAGVEPARLEVLVLLVSELVTNAVAHADPPVVLRVDVDDERTRVEVTDGARDEPVLRDPPPTALGGRGVMFVDRLSTRWGTCADEDGVAVKAVWFELRHDHVPADLARFTPQG